DNA from Castor canadensis chromosome 3, mCasCan1.hap1v2, whole genome shotgun sequence:
accatgaaagagagagagagagagagagagagcgatccCTATCCCCCAGGATTCCTAGGTGTGGAGTGTTTCCTACTTTTCACCTGAGTACCTTTGACTCAGCTGGAGTGGTGGAGCTGGTTTTTCTGGGTCAGAGGAGTTGTTAGCCATGAGTGGAAGCCCAAGtccagggaagggaagaggaggtgaGAAGAGTGAGCATGGTCAGGAAATCAGAATGAGGATGTTAGCGCAGCACTTATTACCCCTGCCAGTGTTGCTCTAGGTGTCTGGGAGAGGCTCCTTCTTACCAAGATGCAAAACCAACCTCCCCTAAAACCCTGCAAAGGACTCCTCCACCCCTGCTCACCATGGGTAAGTGAGAAAAGAGAAAGTCAGTTGCTTTTCCCCAAAAGCCCCGAGGTTCCTGACTTTGGGGTGTCTTTGTTGCTTCATCCTGGtcaggttccatgggctgctggatTTTACCTGAAGTCTCTAATGGCTGCAATAACTGCTTTCTGGTGAGATCACATAGGACACCGTGAGACTGGAGCAAGTGTCTGGCCCCCCCACCATCATGCACTGTGGGCTTCAAACATGGGCTCCCTAGATCATACTGAGCTGGGTGGGATGGATGGGTTGGGGGCAAGAATTACATCCCTCCAGAGATGGAGAGGGGCAGTGGGTCCTTCCCAGGGGTAGGGAGCTGGGGGACAACTCAGAACCCCAGGACCTCTTAGAACTCTTGCCTCATCCCTTAACATGTCATTAGAACCAGGCTGACCACTGAATGATACCCCCCAGGTCACTTATGACCACGAAAGGAGGAGCAATCAATTGTGCTGGGGAAACAGCACACACAGGACAGTCCAGAGCATGGTGCTAATCATCCTTGCTCGACAAGGACACAAATCAAACCACAGGGGAATCCAGGCATTGCCATTTCTCACTAATTCCTGGCTCTCCTGTTTATTATTACTAAACAAAGGCACCAACTCATCAAAGCAGATAAAACTGTCCATTTCTGGTGGAGACACTGAAACGAGCAGGCCATAAAACTAGGAAACCTTTGCCTATTTCAGGCTGTTCCACTGGTATAGTCAGAAGAAACTCATGCTGATAATCTTTGTTATACAGGGATACGCAGAACCTCAGGGTAGGAACACAGATTTTTCGGTTAATTATTAAAAAGTCACTCACAGGAGGTAAAGCAGTGGTGAGTTCTTCCTGTGTAGACAAACAAGTGTGGGAGCAGGCACTAGAGAGACTACAGTTCAAAATTTGGCCTGTAGAGGGCAGCATCTCTCTGGCAATGACTACACTGCATACTTAGGTGATACTGCAGGAAACGCATTTAATGGACCAAGGAAtaagagttttaatttttttttaaatcaaatcaaTATATCTCCAGTAAGCAATTTCCACCGCTACATGTTTTCTTATAGGGATGCTTCTCTTTTTTAAAGTACCATGCTAGGTACATAGTAAGCTTTTAATAACTACACACTTATGGATTGATCAGTTAGTTAAAGATAACCCAGATTTGCCTGAGGCATGAAAAATGCAGactgagaagggaaggaaatgaaCTAGGGATTGATGAGTGTGCATGAAAAAgcactgctatggtttgagtgtctGTCCCTTTCCAAACTCACGTTAAAATTTAATTGTATTAAGAGGGGGGACCTGAGTCAGAtatgggtggctcacacctgtaatcctagctactcaggaggcagagcgcAGGAtgatagcagttcaaggccagactgggaaaatagtttgtgagaccctatctcgaaaatacccaacagaaaaagggctgacagagtggctcaagtggtagagtgccagcctagcaagcatgaggccctcagttcaaaccccagtactaccaaaaaaaaaaaaaaaagagagagagagagatgagaccTTTAAGAGATTTAAAGCCTGGCTGGCTTCATGAGGAGATTGATGTGATCATTACAGGACTCTGTTACCATGGCAGGGGATTCAGGGGATTCCTTATAAAAGGATGAGTTGCCCCTCCTCTTGCTCTTTCCTGCCCTCTCTTTGCCCCAGGATGACAAAGCAAGAAGGCCCTTGCTGGATGTCGGCAGGGTGatattggacttcccagtctccaaaactgtgatttttctgcTCTTTCTATACTACCCAGTTTCCCGTGTTATTtcaacacaaaatggattaagacaagcACTTTGTTTTCTGGTTAGTAGCTTACCCAGGAAAACtaaatgcatttgaaaatgtCCTCAAGCTCTTTCTCCAAGAGCAAGACattattcatttaattctttaaagataaataaaaccagTATTCTTGGTCTTATGAATCTTCCTTCTCATGTCAAAGTTCATTATTAGATATTATTAGATACACAAGTTCCAAGTTTAGCAGGCTTATACATATTTAAAGCTTTTACATTTATGCTCAAACGTGTTGAGCCAACTAGACTCTACAGACTGACTACAGCTATCAAAATCCATCTCAAGCCCCCactgaggagggaacatgaagAGCAGGGCAGCCCAGCTGGCCTTGGCTAGCCAAGCAGACGTGCAAATGTTCCCTGGGCCCTGCTCTGTCTGTTGGGACTTGTCCTGCAGCTATCTGTCCATCCCTCAGAGCATCATGGTTTTCTAAATAGCAAAGAATGGGCACCTTTAATGCCACCAGTGTCTCAGAGCACCCCGATTCTAGGTAGATCCCTTTTCTTGAGAGACTGATAAGCTCAGGCAGCTTCGAAGTGTGGGTTCCTAAGGCTGTCACAGGTGAGGGACTCACTCCACAGTTCTTGGCCTCTTAAAGGGTGGTGGTCTTCCACAAAAGCTGCAGATTGGTGTAACAGATTCACCCCTAATGACATCGGGCTAGCCAATGGCTACTGGTTCCCTATAGCCAGGTTCATGGTTGTATTGCTTCAGTGGTTGAAGCCTctgcaggaagggaaggaagccagGCAACAAAGCTGGGAGGGAGATTTCTGTGTCCTCACAACCAGCAGGGCCACTGAAGCCAGAGGCAGCTGCCTCTCTCTCTGACTGTAGACAGCACAGGAGTCTGGGCCACCATCTTCCACTCCTGAGCTTGCTGTGTGTCCCCTGGGAGTGCTGCAGTGTTGTTGCTGGACCCAGCTTTCAGTCAAGGCCCTGGAGGGACATGATAGGGTTCCACAcctctcacagggtgctgggctaCATGTAGGTGGGCTCACCTAAGGAGGATGGGAGCCCACCGGTGGTCCCGCAGCCAGGGCATTTGATGGTGTGGGATGCAGTTCTAggattctctcttcccttccccaggATGTGGAATAAATAAGGGGCCTTGGCTAAGGAAGTTTGCAAGTGCCAGAAGCAAAGAGAGGGTCAGGAAAGCCTGGGAGGGGGAGTGTCAGCTGGGGAGGAGAGCCCCACCTTGGGGAGGTGAGGCTATTGATCAGGGGCAGAGCAGGAGAGTCACAGAGGCATGGTGGGCACCAGAGAGGCTGTGGGTTTTAGACTGTAGATAGCCCTCCTTACCCCATTGTGTGACCAACAAAGGTCACATACCACCAGACCTCCCATCACCACAACAAGCAGGCAGTGCCCAGCACCGGGCCCATCTGGACCTGGTACAGACACAAGAGCAGGGATATGGCTAAGGGAGATGGCACCCCTGTGTCTTTTGAGGGTGAGGCTGGCGCTTGGTGGCACTCTGGTAGAGAGGAACCAGGGGAGTCAGCCCTCTCTCTGCCACCCCACTGGGGAAAGACAGGAGGCAGGGGAGGAGCATCCATCACTTTCCACCCCGGGGAAGTGCAGAGGAGGCTCCAGGTTGGTTGGCCATGATGTGGTAGATGGACTCCCGGAAACGCTGGTCTCGGCTCAGACGCTTGGCTACCTCTTTCAGCTCCTCTATGTTGTTGGCTTCCAGTTGGGAGGTCATAAAGGACTGGGATGGCTTCACTGGGAAGACAGAGCCCACCACCTCATGAATGACCTCCCCTCTTCACCAGGCCTTGGCCTTGACCCTGAGCCCAGCCTTCTCCCTTGTTCCCATTGCTATATGCTACCAACCTTCTCCCAGCACTTCCTACCCGTGGACTTCCACGATCTTCTGAGAAACCCAAGGCCTGAGAATCCACGAGAGCTGGTGGTAGTGCCAGGTTCAAGGCCACACTGTCCAGCCTCAGAGCTGGCCCAGCCCTGCTTGCTCCCCACTCCGCCAATTTTTGCCTTGTCACCTACAGCCTGTGCCCGTGGGACCCCCACGAGGGCAGCAGCCGGCCACACTCACTGTCGTTCCAGGAGATGCTGGACCGGCGCCGGTGGAAGCGGCAGCTCTTAATGCGGCGGGTGGCTGCCTTGTGGATGTAGACCGAGTTCTTCATGATGACCGGCATCTTGGCCTCCAGCTCTGCATTCCGGATGCACTCCTCAAAAAACCCTGCGATGGCACAGTCAGAAGGGCAGGAGGACTACATCCTTCCCTGGGCCCTGTCCCTCCCCTCCCAAGGATTCTGGCGGGTGGAGTAGAAATAGGCTGGTCCCATCCCTTAGAGACCAGAGAATCTTTgcacctcaaaccacaatctgcTGCCATCCCAGGAGCAATCTGCTGAGCTCTGAGCTTTTACAAGGGGGAAGAAGTCTCAAACCCTCACCCCAGATCCAACTGCTGTATGGAAGCAGCAGCACCAAGGGTACCCCTGCAAGCAGGGGTCAGGAGCAGAAACCCCAGCAATGAccatctcacacacacaaggccctgccCCATGCTCCAGCTTGGCTGGGCTTCAGGGCTGGAGGGTTCAGGGAAGGACCCAGGAAGGAAGCTCACTTTTCAGATGGCTCACATCCGCCCgcatcctttcctccttctccttgttCCGCACCTTGGAGTTGAGCCCTTGTTCCAGGCTCCGCAAGGCCCCCTCTGCCTCCCGCAGACGCCTCTCCAGGTCCATGCGGACCTTCACCTCAGCCTGAGGAGGGAGGTAAGCCAGAGGGAAGTCAGATCCCCAGGGGCTCAGGGAGCAGTTGCCATCTCCCCAGAAGCCTTCCCTGATCACCCTGGCTCAATGGGCTTAAATGGAAGCTTCTACATTCTGCCTTTCTATCTCGCCCCTGCTCTCAGCAGTCATCTTATCAATGATGGGCACACTGCTTCCTCTCATGGTGGCTTCATGCCCTGTACCTGGACAACTAGTCAGATTGGCAGGGAGGATTTGGGCAGTTAGCCTGCTAAGTGCAGGGATGGGCAGGAGTCCCAGGAGTGGGGAAGGACTCTGGGCAAGAGTGCCTCTGGCAGGCCAGCGCACCTTGAGCTCCTGCTCGGCCTGCTGCTTCTCTGCTGTCAGCTCCTGCAGCGAGTTCTGAAGCGCCTGGGACTGACTGGAGTAGAACTCCCGCTCCTCCTCCAGGGCCCGCGAGCGCTCCTCGTTCTCCTTCATCCTGCCAGCAGGAGAGGCCCTTACTCGATGCTCAAGTGCCAAAGGGGGGGCTGCCTGAGCTCCCAGAACTTTCTGGGTCCAGTCACCCAGGTGACGAGAAGGATGGTGTGGACAGTGATGGGAGCCCTAGGCTTAGAGGTAGAATCCTGGAGTCCTGGGTCCAAGGTTTGCCAGTTCTGTGACCTCAGAGAAGTTCTGTGACAGCTCcgaggctcagtttcctcataggTAGGAAGAGGCAAGGGAACCTGCCCGGCTGCTTATAAAGCACTGTTCTATGGACCCAATGATGTTCTGTATGGTTCATTATCGCAAAAGATAATTGTCAGCTCAGCTTTGCAGAACAAAGATTCTCTTCTCATTTGCcttctggggaaactgagtcctgACCCATCTTGCCAGTGCCAGCTAGAACTTGAGCCCAGTGATCCAGCCTGAAGAAAGTTACCAGCCCCTAGATCTCGAAGGTCTTACCGCTTCTCGGCCAGGAGCTTCTCTGCCAAGAGCTGTTGCATCCGCTCCTCAATCTGCCTTAGGTTGCTATGGAGACCCCCATCAGCAGGTGGCTGCTCACACTGACTGACTATAGACTGCGGCTGGTTCTTACCCTCTTCCAGCATTTCTAGGGTTTTCTTCTTCTCTATGGAGAGTTCCTGGCACAAAgataggaaaagaagagaaagagcctAGTTTACCTTCTCCAACATGGCTGACTCACCAACCTTTCAATTCCAGGAAGTTCCTCTTTGAGGAACTCTTGAGATGTCTTATTCCAAGATTTTTCTCACAACATGGCAAGGTTACTCCTCAGTCAAGGGAGCCAAGGTGGATCCCAGTGTGGCTTCCAGTGGATATGACATCTATTAGAACCAGGTCCCAAGGCCCAAGGGTTGCATGTCCTCTGGGTGTCCTTATTCCTTCAGGGGACAATGGGTAGATATATTGGACTAATATGAAAAACACCAAACAGAACCAATCATAGAGCAGATTTAAGTGTCCTCTGCATTTTTCAGCTGAGATCTTACACTACACAGAAATTCCAGAGTTAAAACGTCATGGGAACCACCTCCCATGACATGAAGCGGGGAAAGATAAATAAGGACCACAAACAAAGCTGCAGCAGCCAAGGGAGACTAGAAACCCTTGCAGCCTTCAAGGCAATTCATGGATTCAGCAAACACACatgggtcacacacacacacacgctgagCTCACTTCAGGTGCTGGGCTTGGAGAGACCATCAAGACAGGGTTCAGTGAAGTCCACGGTTTGGAAAACACAACCTAGAGTGTTCGTCCCATAACAGATGTGCAAAATGCTGTGCGAGCCCAGAGCTCAGAGCAAGTACCTGTCTAGAAGGATCAGAGaaacttaactaaggagataTTTGAGCTGAATCTTAGAAGGATAGATAGGAGTTCTCCAGGCTGAGAAGATATGGAAAGGATATACTTTGCAGAAGGTACAGTATGGGCAAAGGTATGGGGATGACAGAGCTTCTCTCCAGGTGACATGAGTTCGGTGGTTGAAGCAGGGGTTGAGGTGTCCTCAAGGGGCAGCAGGGGAGGAAAGGCTTAAGCCAGAGTTTGCACTTGCATACCATGCTAAGGACTGTGCACTTTGACCTTTCACAcaccacttcctcctcctcctcagtttCTGTGGCATCAGATGAAGGTGACCTGGCAGTTGATCCCTCTTCATGCTCAGTTTTACCCAGGAGCAGTCAAGTGAGTGACCACAAGAAGGATGTGGTGTGTGGCTCCACTGCCCACCCTAATCAACCCTCCATCTACTATAAAAATACAAGCACCAGAGAAAGTGGGTTTCCTGGGGCCACTGGTCATCACAAGGACAAGGTAGAATTTACCCTCTGGGTCTGGGAACGACCAGTTCCCGCTCTGGGCCTCATGTATCAGCTGGAGTTCCTAGCTATCCACAGAGGAGATCCTTTAGATTAGTATCTCTTCCTGCACACTCCCCTTTACAGAAACTCCCCTGGGAAACACTAGTTAAAACCAGAATCACGGGGCCCAATCAACAAGCCTGCCTTCCAGGCAATCAGCCCACCAGTGGCTCCTCACCTCCAGTGTCTGCTGCAAGGACTCGGTGAGGTGCCTCAGTTCCTTTTTCTCTTGTTCAACACCTTTTAGGCATCTGGCGGTAAGCTCTAGCTCCCTGTGGGGACAGAGGGCTGGATATGACAGTGCCCTCCCTCCCAACCTCTGCACGTAGACACACTTCCACTGCATTTCCTGATATGGCACAGAAGGTTCTTGACGGCAGTCCTCTGCAACCCCAGGCCCCTAAAGCAGCTGCAGTGTCTGGACT
Protein-coding regions in this window:
- the Plekhd1 gene encoding pleckstrin homology domain-containing family D member 1; this encodes MMFTSKSNSVSPSPSLEQTDSDALDISTKVQLYGVLWKRPFGRPSAKWSRRFFIIKESFLLYYSESERKSFESNKYFNIHPKGVIPLGGCLVEAKEEPSMPYAMKISHQDFHGNILLAAESEFEQTQWLEMLQESGKVTWKNAQLGEAMIKSLEAQGLQLAKEKQEYLDKLMEETEELCLQREQREELERLNQVLEAEKQQFEEVVQELRVEQEQIKRELELTARCLKGVEQEKKELRHLTESLQQTLEELSIEKKKTLEMLEEGKNQPQSIVSQCEQPPADGGLHSNLRQIEERMQQLLAEKLLAEKRMKENEERSRALEEEREFYSSQSQALQNSLQELTAEKQQAEQELKAEVKVRMDLERRLREAEGALRSLEQGLNSKVRNKEKEERMRADVSHLKRFFEECIRNAELEAKMPVIMKNSVYIHKAATRRIKSCRFHRRRSSISWNDMKPSQSFMTSQLEANNIEELKEVAKRLSRDQRFRESIYHIMANQPGASSALPRGGK